A genomic window from Streptomyces sp. NBC_00234 includes:
- a CDS encoding YtxH domain-containing protein, translated as MRYRLTFIAGVALGYVLGTRAGRERYEQLKKSAQQLAQNPAVRNAAESAAQGSREFAGKAYHSVSEKVGDTVGDHVPASVADRVRSLRERSAQNGGDDWGTTNT; from the coding sequence ATGCGGTACCGGCTCACGTTCATCGCCGGAGTGGCCCTCGGTTACGTGCTCGGCACGCGAGCCGGGCGCGAGCGTTACGAGCAACTGAAGAAGTCCGCGCAGCAGCTGGCCCAGAACCCGGCCGTCCGGAACGCCGCGGAGTCGGCGGCCCAGGGCAGCCGGGAGTTCGCCGGCAAGGCGTACCACTCGGTGAGCGAGAAGGTGGGCGACACGGTCGGTGACCACGTGCCCGCGTCCGTCGCCGACCGGGTGCGCTCGCTGCGCGAGCGCAGCGCGCAGAACGGCGGCGACGACTGGGGCACCACCAATACCTAG
- a CDS encoding FGGY family carbohydrate kinase codes for MGIVAGLDSSSAFTHIVVCDTDTGAVLRQGYAAHPIEAKATEADPQVWLLSLGEAASGGLLEGVQAIGVSAQQHGLVPLDRQGNLVRPALLGNDRRAQVAAADLIDGLGGRRPWAEAVGAVPQAAQPVAKLRWLARNEPENAQRVAAVMQPHDWLVWQLLGRPARRTTDRGAASGTGYWSAGSASYRPDLVELALGHQATLPEVLGPSESAGTTPEGLLISAGTGETMAAAFGLGVAVGDAVVSLGASGSVMAVHHEALADPTGMITSFADATGMHLPVVHTSNAVRVLRGTAEMLGVEGLDELSALALKSTPGASGLVLLPYLEGERTPRLPHTAGTLSGMRRESMKPEHLARAAFEGMLCSLADALDVLRGRGVEVRRVFLLGAAAELPAVQALAPAVFGTQVVVPQPAEYAALGAARQAAWALGVSEGTLDPRTPPAWQGAAAQVLEPGEELAVGRAVRQQYGATRDQIHPGAFDDSV; via the coding sequence ATGGGCATAGTCGCCGGCTTGGACAGTTCTTCCGCCTTCACTCACATCGTCGTCTGTGACACGGACACGGGCGCCGTGCTGCGGCAGGGGTATGCCGCACACCCCATCGAGGCGAAGGCCACCGAGGCCGATCCGCAGGTATGGCTGCTCTCGCTCGGCGAGGCGGCCTCCGGCGGGCTGCTCGAAGGCGTGCAGGCCATCGGTGTCTCCGCCCAGCAGCACGGCCTCGTCCCCCTGGACCGCCAGGGCAATCTCGTACGTCCCGCGCTGCTCGGCAACGACCGCCGGGCGCAGGTGGCGGCGGCCGACCTGATCGACGGGCTCGGTGGCCGCAGGCCCTGGGCCGAGGCGGTCGGTGCCGTGCCGCAGGCCGCGCAGCCGGTGGCGAAGCTGCGCTGGCTGGCGCGCAACGAGCCGGAGAACGCCCAGCGCGTCGCCGCCGTCATGCAGCCGCACGACTGGCTGGTGTGGCAGCTGCTGGGCCGCCCCGCCCGGCGCACGACCGACCGCGGTGCCGCCTCCGGTACGGGGTACTGGTCGGCCGGCTCCGCCTCCTACCGTCCCGATCTGGTCGAGCTCGCGCTCGGTCACCAGGCGACGCTGCCCGAGGTGCTCGGCCCCTCGGAATCCGCCGGGACCACGCCCGAGGGTCTGCTGATCTCCGCGGGCACGGGCGAGACGATGGCCGCCGCCTTCGGGCTCGGGGTCGCGGTCGGCGACGCCGTGGTGTCGCTGGGGGCCTCCGGTTCCGTGATGGCCGTGCACCACGAGGCGCTGGCCGACCCGACCGGGATGATCACGTCGTTCGCCGACGCCACCGGGATGCATCTGCCGGTGGTCCACACGTCCAACGCCGTGCGGGTCCTGCGCGGCACCGCCGAGATGCTGGGGGTCGAGGGACTCGACGAACTCTCCGCGCTGGCGCTGAAGTCGACGCCGGGCGCCTCCGGGCTCGTCCTGCTGCCGTATCTGGAGGGTGAGCGCACTCCCCGGCTCCCGCACACCGCGGGGACGCTGAGCGGGATGCGGCGCGAGTCGATGAAGCCGGAGCACCTGGCGCGCGCGGCCTTCGAGGGGATGCTGTGCTCGCTGGCCGACGCGCTGGACGTGCTGCGCGGTCGCGGGGTCGAGGTGCGCCGGGTGTTCCTGCTGGGCGCGGCGGCCGAGCTGCCCGCGGTGCAGGCGCTGGCGCCCGCGGTGTTCGGTACGCAGGTCGTCGTGCCGCAGCCCGCCGAGTACGCGGCGCTGGGTGCGGCCCGGCAGGCGGCGTGGGCGCTCGGGGTCTCGGAGGGGACGCTCGACCCGCGTACTCCCCCGGCCTGGCAGGGCGCCGCGGCGCAGGTGCTGGAGCCCGGCGAGGAGCTCGCGGTCGGACGGGCCGTGCGCCAGCAGTACGGGGCAACGCGGGACCAGATCCACCCCGGGGCCTTCGACGATTCCGTCTGA
- a CDS encoding ABC transporter ATP-binding protein, which translates to MLIKILRTHLGPYRKPIALLVLLQLLQTCASLYLPSLNADIIDNGVVTGDTGYILEFGGIMIAVSIVQVVCNVGAVYYGARTASALGRDVRAAVFDRVQSFSARELGRFGAPSLITRTTNDVQQVQMLVLMAFTLMVSAPIMCVGGIVMALGQDVPLSAVLLAVVPVLGISVSLIVKRMRPLFRTMQERLDTVNRVLREQITGNRVIRAFVRDAYEEKRFRGANTDLTDVSLSTGRLMALMFPTVMTVVNVSSIAVVWFGAHRIDSGGMQIGALTAFLAYLMQIVMAVMMATFMFMMVPRAEVCAERIQEVLETDSSVVPPLAPVTELRSHGHLEVRGAEFRYPGAEEPVLREVDLVARPGETTAIIGSTGSGKSTLLGLVPRLFDATDGAVLVDGVDVRTLDPVLLAKTVSLVPQKPYLFSGTVATNLRYGNPDATDEELWHALEVAQAKEFVEGLENGLNAPIAQGGTNVSGGQRQRLAIARTLVQQPEIYLFDDSFSALDYATDAALRGALARETAGATVLIVAQRVSTIRDADRILVLDEGRVVGTGTHHELMDGNETYREIVLSQLTEAEAA; encoded by the coding sequence GTGCTCATAAAAATCCTGCGGACCCATCTCGGCCCGTACCGAAAACCCATTGCCCTGCTGGTCCTTCTCCAGCTGCTGCAGACCTGCGCCAGCCTCTACCTGCCCAGCCTCAACGCAGACATCATTGACAACGGTGTCGTGACGGGCGACACGGGCTACATCCTGGAGTTCGGCGGCATCATGATCGCCGTCAGCATCGTCCAGGTCGTGTGCAACGTCGGGGCGGTCTACTACGGCGCGCGCACCGCGTCCGCGCTCGGACGCGATGTCCGTGCCGCGGTCTTCGACCGGGTGCAGTCCTTCTCCGCGCGGGAACTCGGCCGCTTCGGCGCACCCTCGCTGATCACCCGGACGACCAATGACGTGCAGCAGGTCCAGATGCTGGTCCTGATGGCGTTCACCTTGATGGTCTCGGCGCCGATCATGTGCGTCGGCGGCATCGTCATGGCGCTCGGGCAGGACGTGCCGCTCTCCGCCGTGCTCCTCGCCGTGGTGCCGGTCCTCGGGATCTCGGTGAGCCTCATCGTGAAGAGGATGCGCCCGCTGTTCCGCACGATGCAGGAGCGGCTCGACACGGTGAACCGGGTGCTGCGCGAGCAGATCACCGGCAACCGCGTCATCCGCGCCTTCGTCCGGGACGCGTACGAGGAGAAGCGCTTCCGCGGGGCCAACACCGATCTGACGGACGTGTCCCTGTCCACCGGCCGGCTCATGGCGCTCATGTTCCCGACCGTGATGACCGTGGTGAACGTGTCGTCCATCGCGGTGGTCTGGTTCGGTGCGCACCGCATCGACAGCGGCGGCATGCAGATCGGCGCGCTGACCGCGTTCCTCGCCTATCTGATGCAGATCGTGATGGCGGTGATGATGGCCACCTTCATGTTCATGATGGTGCCGCGCGCCGAGGTCTGTGCCGAGCGCATCCAGGAGGTCCTGGAGACCGATTCGAGCGTGGTGCCGCCTCTGGCCCCCGTCACGGAGCTGCGCAGTCACGGCCATCTGGAGGTACGGGGAGCGGAGTTCCGCTACCCGGGCGCCGAGGAGCCCGTGCTGCGCGAGGTGGACCTGGTGGCGCGGCCCGGCGAGACGACCGCGATCATCGGGTCGACGGGCAGCGGGAAGTCGACGCTGCTCGGGCTCGTACCGCGGCTGTTCGACGCGACGGACGGCGCGGTGCTCGTCGACGGCGTCGACGTGCGCACGCTCGACCCGGTGCTGCTCGCGAAGACCGTGAGCCTGGTGCCGCAGAAGCCGTATCTGTTCTCCGGGACGGTCGCGACGAATCTGCGGTACGGGAATCCGGACGCGACCGACGAGGAGCTCTGGCACGCACTGGAGGTCGCTCAGGCCAAGGAGTTCGTGGAGGGGCTGGAGAACGGCCTGAACGCGCCGATCGCGCAGGGCGGCACCAATGTCTCCGGTGGTCAGCGGCAGCGTCTGGCGATCGCCAGGACGCTGGTGCAGCAGCCGGAGATCTACCTCTTCGACGACTCGTTCTCGGCGCTCGACTACGCCACGGACGCCGCGCTGCGCGGGGCGCTCGCGCGGGAGACGGCCGGGGCGACGGTGCTGATCGTGGCCCAGCGAGTGTCCACCATCCGTGACGCCGACCGGATTCTGGTGCTGGACGAGGGCCGGGTCGTCGGGACCGGCACCCATCACGAGCTGATGGACGGCAACGAAACCTACCGGGAGATCGTGCTCTCCCAGCTGACGGAAGCGGAGGCCGCGTAA
- a CDS encoding ABC transporter ATP-binding protein: MAGPGGRMMAGGAPTERSMDFKGSGKRLLKRFSQEKSSLYAMLVAVALSVGLSVVGPKILGKATDLIFAGVVGRGMPEGSSKAEAIEGLREKGSDGLADMLSAVDFTPGEGIDFGAVGNVLLVALVVYLGAGLLMLVSTRLSIRVINRVVFQLREDLQTKLARLPLSYFDRQKRGEVLSRATNDIDNISQTMQQTMGQLINSLLTIVGVLIMMFWISPLLALVALVTIPLSVVVAARVGKRSQPQFVQQWKVTGRLNAHIEEMYTGHTLVKVFGRQEESARDFAEQNDALYEAGFKAQFNSGIMQPLMMFVSNLNYVLVAVVGGLRVASGALSIGDVQAFIQYSRQFSMPLTQVASMANLVQSGVASAERIFELLDADEQEPDPAPESRTRPGTPLGSVSLEKVSFRYDPEKPLIENLSLSVEPGHTVAIVGPTGAGKTTLVNLLMRFYEVTGGRILLDGTDVSTMSRDELRSGIGMVLQDTWLFGGSIADNIAYGASREVTREEIEEAARAAHADRFIRTLPDGYDTVIDDEGSGVSAGEKQLITIARAFLSDPVILVLDEATSSVDTRTEVLIQKAMARLAHGRTSFVIAHRLSTIRDADVILVMENGSIVEQGTHDELLAAGGAYARLYAAQFAQALAEVD; encoded by the coding sequence ATGGCCGGGCCTGGCGGACGCATGATGGCGGGCGGCGCTCCGACCGAGCGGTCCATGGACTTCAAGGGGTCCGGGAAGCGGCTGCTGAAGAGGTTCAGCCAGGAGAAGTCCTCGCTGTACGCGATGCTCGTCGCCGTGGCGCTGAGCGTGGGGCTCTCGGTGGTCGGCCCGAAGATCCTCGGCAAGGCGACCGACCTGATCTTCGCGGGCGTGGTCGGCCGCGGGATGCCGGAGGGGAGCTCGAAGGCTGAGGCCATCGAGGGACTGCGGGAGAAGGGCAGCGACGGTCTGGCCGACATGCTCTCCGCCGTGGACTTCACCCCGGGCGAGGGCATCGACTTCGGTGCGGTGGGCAACGTCCTGCTGGTGGCGCTCGTGGTCTACCTGGGTGCCGGGCTGCTGATGCTGGTGTCGACCCGGCTGTCGATCCGGGTGATCAACCGGGTCGTGTTCCAGCTGCGCGAGGACCTCCAGACGAAGCTGGCGCGGCTGCCGCTGTCGTACTTCGACCGGCAGAAGCGCGGCGAGGTGCTGAGCCGCGCGACGAACGACATCGACAACATCTCGCAGACGATGCAGCAGACGATGGGGCAGCTCATCAACTCCCTGCTGACCATCGTCGGCGTACTGATCATGATGTTCTGGATCTCGCCGCTGCTGGCGCTGGTCGCCCTGGTGACGATCCCGCTCTCGGTGGTCGTCGCGGCCCGGGTGGGCAAGCGTTCGCAGCCGCAGTTCGTGCAGCAGTGGAAGGTGACGGGCCGGCTCAACGCCCACATCGAGGAGATGTACACCGGCCACACCCTGGTGAAGGTCTTCGGGCGGCAGGAGGAGTCCGCGAGGGACTTCGCCGAGCAGAACGACGCGCTGTACGAGGCGGGCTTCAAGGCCCAGTTCAACAGCGGGATCATGCAGCCGCTGATGATGTTCGTGTCGAACCTGAACTACGTGCTGGTCGCGGTCGTCGGCGGGCTCAGGGTCGCTTCCGGCGCCCTGTCCATCGGCGATGTGCAGGCGTTCATCCAGTACTCGCGGCAGTTCTCGATGCCGCTGACCCAGGTCGCCTCGATGGCGAACCTGGTGCAGTCGGGCGTCGCGTCGGCCGAGCGGATCTTCGAGCTGCTGGACGCCGACGAGCAGGAGCCCGACCCGGCCCCGGAGTCACGCACCCGCCCCGGCACGCCGCTGGGCAGCGTCTCGCTGGAGAAGGTGTCCTTCCGCTACGACCCGGAGAAGCCGCTCATCGAGAACCTGTCGCTGAGCGTGGAACCGGGCCACACCGTCGCGATCGTCGGCCCGACCGGGGCCGGCAAGACGACGCTCGTGAATCTGCTGATGCGCTTCTACGAGGTGACGGGCGGCCGGATCCTCCTCGACGGCACCGATGTGTCGACGATGTCGCGCGACGAACTCCGGTCCGGGATAGGCATGGTCCTCCAGGACACCTGGCTGTTCGGTGGGTCGATCGCGGACAACATCGCGTACGGCGCTTCGCGCGAGGTCACCCGGGAGGAGATCGAGGAGGCGGCCAGGGCGGCCCACGCCGACCGCTTCATCCGCACCCTGCCGGACGGTTACGACACGGTGATCGACGACGAGGGCTCCGGGGTCAGCGCGGGCGAGAAGCAACTGATCACCATCGCGCGGGCGTTCCTGTCCGACCCGGTGATCCTGGTGCTCGACGAGGCGACGAGCTCGGTGGACACCCGTACCGAGGTGCTGATCCAGAAGGCGATGGCACGGCTCGCGCACGGCCGGACCAGCTTCGTGATCGCACACCGGCTCTCCACGATCCGGGACGCGGACGTGATCCTGGTGATGGAGAACGGTTCCATCGTCGAACAGGGCACGCACGACGAGCTGTTGGCGGCCGGGGGCGCGTACGCCCGGTTGTACGCGGCACAGTTCGCCCAGGCGCTGGCCGAGGTGGACTAG
- a CDS encoding RNA polymerase sigma factor produces MQTRTVTSPTEHVPAIPVQNRAVRHPEATAAPPGEAADTVMEEPPEVPERPERPSRPDTGGTSSDLFRQYLREIGRIPLLTAAEEVDLARRVEAGLFAEERLAGTPDPDTRLAVDLDRLVVMGRMAKRRLIEANLRLVVSVAKRYVGRGLTMLDLVQEGNLGLIRAVEKFDYARGYKFSTYATWWIRQAMSRALADQARTIRVPVHVVELINRVVRVQRRMLQERGYEPTAEEVAAQLDLTPERVGEVLRLAQEPVSLHAPVGEEDDVAFGDLIEDGDAASPVESAAFLLLREHLEAVLSTLGERERKVVQLRYGLADGRPRTLEEIGRIFGVTRERIRQIESKTLNKLRDHAFADQLRGYLD; encoded by the coding sequence GTGCAGACCCGGACCGTGACGAGCCCGACCGAGCATGTCCCGGCGATCCCCGTGCAGAACCGGGCCGTGCGCCATCCGGAGGCCACAGCGGCTCCACCCGGGGAGGCGGCGGACACCGTGATGGAGGAGCCACCGGAGGTGCCCGAACGCCCGGAGCGGCCGAGCCGCCCGGACACCGGCGGCACCTCGTCCGACCTGTTCCGCCAGTACCTGCGGGAGATCGGCAGGATTCCGCTGCTCACCGCGGCCGAGGAGGTGGACCTCGCCCGACGCGTCGAAGCGGGCCTCTTCGCCGAGGAACGGCTCGCCGGCACCCCCGATCCCGACACCAGGCTCGCCGTCGACCTGGACCGTCTCGTGGTCATGGGACGGATGGCCAAGCGCCGGCTCATCGAGGCCAACCTCCGCCTCGTCGTCTCCGTCGCCAAGCGGTACGTGGGCCGCGGCCTGACGATGCTCGACCTCGTCCAGGAGGGAAACCTCGGACTGATCAGGGCCGTCGAGAAGTTCGACTACGCCCGGGGCTACAAGTTCTCCACGTACGCGACCTGGTGGATCCGCCAGGCCATGTCCCGCGCGCTCGCCGACCAGGCACGGACCATCCGGGTCCCCGTCCACGTCGTCGAGCTGATCAACCGCGTCGTACGGGTCCAGCGCCGCATGCTCCAGGAACGGGGCTACGAACCGACGGCCGAAGAGGTCGCGGCCCAGCTCGACCTGACACCCGAACGGGTCGGAGAGGTGCTGCGCCTCGCCCAGGAGCCCGTCTCCCTGCACGCCCCGGTCGGCGAGGAGGACGACGTCGCCTTCGGCGACCTCATCGAGGACGGCGACGCCGCGTCCCCCGTCGAGTCGGCCGCCTTCCTGCTGCTGCGCGAACACCTGGAGGCGGTGCTCTCCACGCTCGGGGAGCGGGAGCGCAAGGTGGTCCAGCTGCGCTACGGGCTGGCCGACGGGCGGCCCCGCACGCTCGAAGAGATCGGCCGGATCTTCGGCGTGACGCGCGAACGCATCCGCCAGATCGAATCCAAGACCCTCAACAAGCTGCGGGACCACGCCTTCGCCGACCAGCTCCGCGGCTATCTGGACTGA
- the dnaG gene encoding DNA primase: MAGRINDDDVKAVRDAVPIDAVVSEYLQLRNAGGGNLKGLCPFHDEKSPSFQVSPSKGLFHCFGCQEGGDTIAFVMKIDHLTFSETVERLAAKAGITLRYEEGGYNPSHQRGERIRLVEAHKAAARFYVEQLDSPEAEIGRAFLAGRGFDQAAAAHFGVGYSPAGWDHLTRYLRGQGFSDKELISSGLSQDGRRGPIDRFRGRLMWPISDTSGEIVGFGARKLRDDDNGPKYLNTPETSIYKKSQVLYGIDLAKKDIAKASRAVVVEGYTDVMACHLAGVTTAIATCGTAFGNDHIKLLRRLLMDNGSARVIFTFDGDSAGQKAALRAFEDDQKFAAETYIAIAPDNMDPCDLRLAKGDDAVRDLVEPRTPLFEFALRQIVGRYDLETPAGRAAALDEAAPVVAKIKTSSVQREVAVQLAGFVGILDQEFVVRRVAQIARWARDRGDRGPAQGPSRGGSHHQSGPATAAPAAPSGPALNLRSPAHRTERELLKLALQKPALVSPAFDAYGIDEFTAPPYAAVRQCIAEAGGAEQGLAETREYLVNVLDAAPDDTVRNLVTELAVEVFHGKSIDETYAGMQLVQVRLRAVDRRINDVQGSLARLGSNVAPEHLAAAQNEVWVLQQYAQSLRSNGADAL, from the coding sequence GTGGCAGGCAGGATCAATGACGACGACGTGAAGGCGGTCCGGGACGCGGTCCCGATCGACGCCGTCGTTTCCGAGTACCTCCAGCTGCGCAACGCGGGCGGCGGAAACCTCAAGGGACTCTGCCCCTTCCACGACGAGAAGTCCCCCTCCTTCCAGGTCAGCCCCAGCAAGGGGCTCTTCCACTGCTTCGGCTGCCAGGAGGGCGGCGACACGATCGCCTTCGTGATGAAGATCGACCACCTCACCTTCTCCGAGACGGTCGAACGCCTCGCCGCCAAGGCGGGCATCACCCTTCGGTACGAGGAGGGCGGCTACAACCCCTCCCACCAGCGTGGCGAACGCATCCGGCTGGTCGAGGCGCACAAGGCCGCCGCCCGGTTCTACGTCGAGCAGCTGGACAGCCCCGAGGCCGAGATCGGCCGTGCCTTCCTCGCGGGACGCGGCTTCGACCAGGCAGCCGCCGCCCACTTCGGGGTCGGCTACAGCCCCGCGGGCTGGGACCACCTCACCCGCTATCTGCGCGGCCAGGGCTTCAGCGACAAGGAGCTCATCTCCTCCGGTCTCTCCCAGGACGGCCGCCGCGGCCCCATCGACCGCTTCCGCGGCCGGCTGATGTGGCCGATCAGCGACACCTCCGGCGAGATCGTCGGCTTCGGCGCGCGCAAGCTGCGCGACGACGACAACGGCCCGAAGTACCTCAACACCCCGGAAACGTCGATCTACAAGAAGTCCCAGGTGCTGTACGGCATCGACCTGGCCAAGAAGGACATCGCCAAGGCGAGCCGGGCCGTCGTCGTCGAGGGCTACACCGACGTCATGGCCTGCCACCTCGCCGGGGTCACCACCGCCATCGCCACCTGCGGCACGGCCTTCGGCAACGACCACATCAAGCTCCTGCGCCGCCTTCTGATGGACAACGGCAGCGCCCGGGTGATCTTCACCTTCGACGGCGACTCCGCGGGCCAGAAGGCCGCCCTGAGGGCCTTCGAGGACGACCAGAAGTTCGCCGCCGAGACCTACATCGCGATCGCCCCGGACAACATGGACCCCTGCGATCTGCGGCTGGCCAAGGGCGACGACGCCGTCCGCGACCTCGTCGAACCCCGTACCCCGCTCTTCGAGTTCGCGCTGCGCCAGATCGTCGGCCGGTACGACCTGGAGACCCCGGCGGGCCGCGCCGCCGCGCTCGACGAGGCCGCACCCGTCGTCGCGAAGATCAAGACGAGCAGTGTGCAGCGCGAGGTCGCCGTCCAGCTCGCCGGCTTCGTCGGCATCCTCGACCAGGAGTTCGTCGTGCGCCGGGTGGCGCAGATCGCCCGCTGGGCCCGGGACCGCGGCGACCGCGGCCCCGCGCAGGGCCCGTCCCGGGGCGGCTCCCACCACCAGTCCGGACCGGCCACCGCCGCCCCGGCGGCCCCCTCGGGCCCCGCGCTCAACCTCCGCAGCCCCGCCCACCGAACCGAGCGCGAGCTGCTCAAGCTCGCCCTCCAGAAGCCCGCCCTGGTGTCACCGGCCTTCGACGCCTACGGGATCGACGAGTTCACCGCCCCGCCGTACGCGGCGGTGCGCCAGTGCATCGCGGAGGCGGGCGGCGCCGAACAGGGCCTGGCCGAGACCCGCGAGTACCTCGTCAACGTCCTGGACGCCGCCCCCGACGACACCGTGCGCAACCTCGTCACCGAGCTGGCCGTCGAGGTCTTCCACGGCAAGTCCATCGACGAGACGTATGCGGGCATGCAACTCGTCCAGGTCCGGCTGCGCGCCGTCGACCGCCGCATCAACGATGTGCAGGGCAGTCTCGCCCGCCTCGGCAGCAACGTCGCCCCCGAGCACCTGGCCGCCGCGCAGAACGAGGTCTGGGTCCTCCAGCAGTACGCCCAGTCCCTCCGCAGCAACGGCGCCGACGCGCTCTGA
- a CDS encoding NAD(P)/FAD-dependent oxidoreductase, with translation MVDAHRTFVIVGGGLAGAKAAETLRAEGFSGRVILIGDERDHPYERPPLSKGYLAGKEERDSVFVHETAWYAGADIELHLGQPVTAIDRAARSVQLGDNTVIHYDKLLLATGAEPRRLDIPGTDLVGVHHLRRLAHADRLRNVLAGLGRDNGHLIIAGAGWIGLEVASAARGYGAEVTVVEPEQTPLHQVIGPELGQIFTDLHSEHGVRFHFGARLTEIIGQDGLVLAARTDDGEEHPAHDVLAAIGAAPRSALAEAAGLDLADRAHGGGIAVDAALRTSDPHIFAAGDVAAVQHPLLGTRLRVEHWANALNSGPAAARAMLGQEVSYDRVPYFFSDQYDLGLEYSGWAPPGSYDQVVIRGDAGKREFIAFWLKDRKVLAGMNVNVWDVTEDIQQLIRAGAQIDPDALADPSVPLDSLL, from the coding sequence GTGGTCGACGCACATCGCACGTTCGTCATCGTCGGCGGAGGACTGGCAGGAGCGAAGGCAGCGGAAACACTCCGTGCCGAGGGCTTCAGCGGCCGGGTGATCCTGATCGGCGATGAGCGTGACCATCCGTACGAACGACCTCCGCTCTCCAAGGGGTATCTGGCCGGCAAGGAGGAACGGGACAGCGTCTTCGTTCACGAGACGGCCTGGTACGCCGGGGCCGACATCGAACTCCACCTCGGCCAGCCCGTCACCGCCATCGACCGCGCCGCCCGCTCCGTGCAGCTCGGCGACAACACCGTCATCCACTACGACAAGCTGCTCCTCGCCACCGGCGCCGAACCCCGCCGGCTCGACATCCCCGGTACGGACCTGGTCGGTGTCCACCACCTGCGCCGCCTCGCCCACGCCGACCGGCTGCGCAACGTCCTGGCCGGCCTCGGCCGGGACAACGGCCACCTGATCATCGCCGGAGCCGGCTGGATCGGCCTGGAGGTCGCGTCGGCGGCCCGCGGTTACGGCGCGGAGGTCACCGTCGTCGAACCCGAGCAGACCCCGCTGCACCAGGTGATCGGCCCCGAGCTCGGCCAGATCTTCACCGATCTGCACAGCGAGCACGGCGTCCGCTTCCACTTCGGTGCCCGCCTCACCGAGATCATCGGCCAGGACGGGCTCGTCCTCGCCGCCCGCACCGACGACGGCGAGGAGCACCCGGCCCACGACGTGCTCGCCGCGATCGGCGCCGCACCGCGCTCCGCGCTCGCCGAAGCGGCCGGACTCGACCTCGCGGACCGGGCCCACGGCGGCGGCATCGCCGTCGACGCCGCGCTGCGCACCTCCGACCCGCACATCTTCGCCGCGGGCGACGTGGCAGCCGTGCAGCACCCGCTGCTCGGCACCCGGCTGCGGGTGGAGCACTGGGCGAACGCCCTGAACAGCGGCCCGGCCGCCGCCCGCGCCATGCTGGGCCAGGAGGTTTCGTACGACCGGGTGCCGTACTTCTTCTCCGACCAGTACGACCTCGGCCTCGAATACTCGGGCTGGGCGCCGCCCGGCAGCTACGACCAGGTCGTCATCCGCGGCGACGCCGGAAAGCGCGAGTTCATCGCCTTCTGGCTGAAGGACCGCAAGGTCCTGGCCGGGATGAACGTCAACGTCTGGGACGTCACCGAGGACATCCAGCAGCTGATCCGGGCCGGGGCGCAGATCGATCCCGACGCGCTCGCCGACCCGTCGGTGCCGCTGGATTCCCTGCTCTGA
- a CDS encoding winged helix-turn-helix domain-containing protein has protein sequence MLRIQFTSRDLNRLRVSPGPDPLWEVALTLHLLQNRQAALVFDPWRREVRTAIARAGLEETVASLIRLCPFAAYFPDFLTPAPGTTDLETGIDRVLSTPAPRIGREVARLYGPGRIPAGARRLAAGDAGALGRLGEGLRRYYAVAVEPYLAAIGPVVAADRPLRAEAALAGGPDGLLASYRPDLSWREEDRVLEASYPVRWDLPLGGRPLTMVPAFFCVRFPVALADPLLPPVLVHPVTPLPGWLERFRAAERNAAAGPGPVAHLIGHTRAAVLDVLERPLTTTQLGSALRLALSTASRHATVLREAGLISSERRGPSVVHRRTRLGDALMTGVAGGRAGVSHGGRSGAVALRSAAS, from the coding sequence ATGTTACGTATCCAGTTCACCAGCAGGGATCTGAACCGATTACGGGTCTCGCCGGGGCCCGACCCCTTGTGGGAGGTGGCTCTGACCCTGCATCTGCTCCAGAACAGACAGGCGGCGCTGGTCTTCGACCCCTGGCGCAGGGAGGTGCGGACGGCGATCGCGCGGGCCGGTCTTGAGGAGACGGTGGCCTCGCTGATCCGGCTCTGTCCGTTCGCCGCGTACTTCCCCGACTTCCTCACGCCCGCGCCGGGCACCACGGACCTGGAGACCGGGATCGACCGGGTGCTCTCCACCCCGGCGCCCCGCATCGGACGGGAGGTCGCCCGGCTCTACGGGCCCGGCCGGATACCGGCGGGCGCGCGGCGGCTGGCGGCCGGGGACGCCGGGGCGCTCGGCCGTCTCGGCGAGGGGCTGCGCCGCTACTACGCGGTGGCGGTGGAGCCGTATCTCGCGGCGATCGGACCGGTGGTCGCGGCGGACCGCCCGCTGCGCGCCGAAGCGGCCCTGGCCGGGGGGCCGGACGGGCTGCTCGCCAGCTACCGGCCGGACCTCTCCTGGCGGGAGGAGGACCGGGTGCTGGAAGCCTCGTATCCGGTGCGGTGGGACCTTCCTCTCGGCGGGCGTCCGCTCACGATGGTCCCTGCGTTCTTCTGCGTACGCTTCCCCGTCGCCCTCGCCGATCCGCTGCTGCCGCCCGTGCTCGTGCACCCGGTGACCCCGCTGCCCGGCTGGCTGGAGCGGTTCAGGGCCGCGGAGCGGAACGCCGCGGCGGGCCCCGGGCCGGTGGCGCATCTCATCGGGCACACCCGGGCGGCGGTACTGGACGTGCTGGAGAGGCCGCTGACGACGACTCAGCTGGGTTCCGCGCTCCGCCTCGCACTGTCGACGGCGAGCCGGCACGCGACGGTGCTGCGGGAGGCGGGACTGATCAGCTCGGAGCGGCGCGGCCCGTCCGTGGTCCACCGGCGCACCCGGCTGGGCGACGCCCTCATGACCGGGGTGGCCGGCGGGAGGGCGGGGGTCTCCCACGGCGGGCGGAGCGGGGCGGTCGCGCTCAGGAGCGCCGCATCGTGA